A single region of the Deefgea piscis genome encodes:
- a CDS encoding DUF4845 domain-containing protein — protein MKKQLGLSFFGFIIVAMAVAMALIAGFKVVPTYTQFFSIQNTVQKLAKNSAGQSPDAIRESFDKDATIGYITDVTGKDLSITQVGGVTTIAASYEKVVPLVANVSLLFDFQIEQSSGTSVQ, from the coding sequence ATGAAAAAGCAATTAGGGCTATCTTTTTTTGGTTTTATTATTGTCGCGATGGCGGTGGCCATGGCATTGATTGCCGGCTTTAAAGTCGTACCAACGTATACCCAGTTTTTTTCTATACAAAATACAGTCCAGAAGTTAGCAAAAAATAGTGCCGGACAAAGTCCAGACGCGATTCGTGAGTCTTTTGATAAAGATGCCACAATCGGTTACATCACGGATGTGACGGGAAAAGATTTGTCGATTACCCAAGTGGGCGGAGTGACGACAATCGCAGCTAGTTATGAAAAGGTTGTACCTTTAGTCGCTAATGTGAGTCTTTTGTTTGATTTTCAAATTGAGCAGTCTTCCGGCACGAGTGTTCAATAA
- the lepB gene encoding signal peptidase I, whose translation MNWLVIGILSLVLGPILILAGAKHERKNNEPPQLVQYGYLLAVVGLFILLVQFFSISAAMLIFVVLTGVVWAMDKFVWGKTRGDKQIADWVEYARGFFPVILAVFVLRSFIVEPFQIPSSSMRPGLVVGDFILVNKFSYGLRLPILNKVIVPVGQPERGDVMVFDYPDNPKIQYIKRVVGLPGDVIEYHGKKLTVNGQPVKTTAEGEHQYVENGVYLVNNQQFVEQLGDKQYKTLNMAEVPALNLREVGDFPFRENCSYDDSGFKCTVPQGQYFMMGDNRDHSADSRYWGFVPSENIVGKAFFVWMNFKHFDRIGTAIK comes from the coding sequence ATGAATTGGCTCGTAATTGGTATTCTTTCTTTAGTGTTAGGCCCGATTTTGATTTTGGCTGGGGCCAAGCACGAACGAAAAAATAATGAACCACCTCAGTTGGTGCAATACGGCTATTTATTGGCTGTTGTTGGCTTGTTTATTTTGTTGGTGCAGTTTTTTAGTATTAGTGCCGCTATGTTGATTTTTGTTGTTCTGACCGGGGTGGTCTGGGCAATGGATAAATTTGTTTGGGGAAAAACTCGCGGCGATAAACAAATCGCCGATTGGGTGGAATATGCGCGTGGATTTTTCCCGGTTATTTTAGCGGTATTTGTATTGCGCTCGTTTATTGTTGAGCCGTTTCAAATTCCGTCATCTTCTATGCGTCCGGGCTTGGTCGTTGGTGATTTTATTTTAGTGAATAAATTTTCTTACGGGCTGCGCTTACCTATTTTGAATAAAGTCATCGTGCCAGTGGGCCAGCCTGAGCGCGGGGATGTGATGGTGTTTGATTATCCAGATAATCCTAAAATTCAATATATTAAGCGTGTTGTTGGTTTGCCCGGAGATGTAATTGAATATCACGGAAAAAAACTCACTGTAAATGGCCAGCCGGTAAAAACGACAGCCGAAGGCGAACATCAATATGTTGAAAATGGCGTTTATTTGGTCAATAACCAACAATTTGTTGAGCAACTGGGCGATAAGCAATATAAAACATTAAATATGGCCGAAGTGCCGGCGTTAAATTTACGTGAAGTGGGTGATTTTCCGTTTAGAGAAAATTGTAGCTATGATGATTCGGGCTTTAAATGTACGGTACCTCAAGGGCAGTACTTTATGATGGGCGACAATCGGGATCATAGTGCAGATAGTCGTTATTGGGGTTTTGTCCCTAGCGAAAATATTGTTGGTAAAGCGTTTTTTGTTTGGATGAATTTCAAACATTTTGATCGTATTGGTACTGCTATTAAATAG